In Candidatus Brocadiaceae bacterium, one DNA window encodes the following:
- a CDS encoding four helix bundle protein → MPFAFEKLLVYQKAVDFADRIAALTEQLPGGHGFLADQLNRAALSIPANIAEGNGRFTKADRRDFFGIAR, encoded by the coding sequence ATGCCCTTCGCCTTCGAGAAGCTCCTCGTCTACCAGAAGGCCGTTGACTTTGCTGACCGGATTGCCGCACTGACCGAGCAGCTTCCCGGCGGCCATGGCTTCCTCGCCGACCAACTGAACCGTGCCGCCCTCTCCATCCCCGCCAACATCGCCGAAGGCAACGGCCGCTTCACGAAGGCCGACCGCAGGGACTTCTTCGGCATCGCCCGCTGA
- a CDS encoding CapA family protein, whose product MATLGAVGDIAFHSGIRDFLQVEGMDWPFAAAQPVLDRADILFGNFEFPFLPPDFPQDRLDPAAALSVVPGPEGAAALREAGFDFLNLAANHILDAGTLGFEHTRSCLREAGICTGGVGFSQEEARGLQVVESGGLTFGFLCYVEDGNWTLGATNPGPAYYTLETVLEDVERHRGDVDVLVVSIHADLEFEPTPAPARIANSRRIAAAGARILLEHHPHVPQGIEMVDGSLIAYSLGNFVFGVHTDSYVGRHLPHSGESFVLLIDVDAGGVRSFDRVPCLIGQPPLERPRVLEGSEREQLAAYYAQLDAWLQDEAFVRETWRRRVRAMLSTYIRRAAERDVEEVLDELVGRIALVAENRSWLDEVMAMGRERWATVGEPDPHHRPNYRFQTRKAPADE is encoded by the coding sequence ATGGCGACTCTCGGGGCCGTAGGCGACATCGCGTTTCACTCGGGCATCCGCGACTTCCTTCAGGTGGAGGGCATGGACTGGCCCTTTGCCGCCGCACAGCCGGTGCTGGACCGCGCGGACATCCTGTTCGGCAACTTCGAGTTCCCGTTCCTGCCGCCCGATTTCCCCCAGGACCGGCTCGATCCGGCCGCGGCGCTCTCGGTCGTGCCCGGCCCGGAAGGCGCCGCCGCGCTCCGCGAGGCCGGCTTCGACTTCCTGAACCTGGCCGCGAACCACATCCTCGACGCGGGCACGCTCGGCTTCGAACACACCCGGTCCTGCCTGCGCGAGGCGGGCATCTGCACGGGCGGCGTCGGCTTCTCGCAGGAGGAAGCCCGCGGCCTCCAGGTGGTCGAGAGCGGCGGCCTGACCTTCGGCTTCCTCTGCTACGTGGAGGACGGCAACTGGACGCTCGGGGCGACCAACCCCGGCCCGGCCTATTACACGCTCGAGACGGTGCTCGAAGACGTCGAACGGCACAGGGGCGACGTCGACGTGCTGGTCGTGTCCATCCACGCCGACCTCGAGTTCGAGCCCACGCCCGCGCCGGCCCGCATCGCCAACTCGCGGCGCATCGCCGCCGCGGGCGCGCGCATCCTCCTGGAACACCATCCGCACGTGCCGCAGGGGATCGAGATGGTGGACGGCTCGCTGATCGCCTATTCGCTCGGCAACTTCGTCTTCGGCGTGCACACGGACTCCTACGTTGGCCGCCATCTGCCGCACTCAGGGGAGAGCTTCGTGCTCCTGATCGACGTGGACGCCGGCGGCGTGCGCTCCTTCGACCGGGTGCCCTGCCTGATCGGGCAGCCTCCGCTGGAGCGCCCCCGGGTGCTCGAAGGCTCCGAACGCGAGCAACTGGCCGCCTACTACGCCCAGCTTGACGCCTGGCTCCAGGACGAGGCGTTCGTCCGCGAGACGTGGCGCCGGCGCGTCAGGGCCATGCTGTCGACCTACATCCGGCGGGCGGCCGAACGCGACGTGGAGGAGGTGCTGGACGAGCTGGTGGGCCGGATCGCCCTCGTGGCCGAGAACCGAAGCTGGCTGGACGAGGTCATGGCGATGGGCCGGGAGCGCTGGGCGACCGTGGGCGAGCCGGATCCCCACCATCGGCCCAACTACCGCTTCCAGACGCGGAAGGCGCCGGCCGACGAGTAG
- a CDS encoding LemA family protein, with protein MWIWIIAAVVLLPGLVFVLLYNGLVFKRNRVESAFSTIDVLLKKRYDLIPNLVATVKGYATHEKEVFSEITRLRAEAIKESGHTDRSVELNNRISELLFGIMAVVEAYPELKANENFLHLQRSLNEVEEQISAARRAFNAAVMDLNNAVQMFPSSVVAGMTGFGPRRFFEATGVERAVPSVAGPDGGEP; from the coding sequence ATGTGGATCTGGATCATCGCGGCCGTGGTGCTGCTGCCCGGACTCGTCTTCGTGCTGCTCTACAACGGCCTCGTGTTCAAACGCAACCGCGTTGAGAGCGCCTTCTCGACCATCGACGTGCTGCTGAAGAAGCGCTACGACCTGATCCCGAACCTCGTGGCGACCGTCAAGGGCTACGCGACGCACGAGAAGGAGGTCTTCAGCGAGATCACGCGCCTGCGCGCCGAGGCCATCAAAGAGAGCGGCCACACCGATCGGTCCGTCGAACTGAACAACCGCATCAGCGAGCTGCTGTTCGGCATCATGGCCGTCGTCGAGGCTTACCCCGAGCTGAAGGCGAACGAGAACTTCCTCCATCTCCAGCGCTCCCTCAACGAGGTGGAGGAGCAGATCAGCGCCGCCCGCCGTGCCTTCAACGCCGCCGTCATGGACCTGAACAACGCCGTGCAGATGTTCCCCAGCAGCGTCGTGGCCGGCATGACGGGGTTCGGCCCGCGGCGGTTCTTCGAGGCAACGGGCGTCGAGCGTGCCGTGCCCTCGGTGGCCGGTCCCGACGGAGGCGAACCATGA
- a CDS encoding DUF3137 domain-containing protein — protein sequence MSGTGETDGRTATEVTVEGFEQFYRTELRPVLEELEGRRRRVLQTGAIAAAAVLGGGALAVTAGLSGASGNALPFLVVGGVVGLIVAIACVSAASRRYTKEFKERVIGAIVRFCDPGLHYEPAGSIPRDVFRGSRIFQHSIDRYSGEDCVRGTVGATAVEFSELHAEYKTTSTDSKGHTQTHWHTIFRGLFFTADFNKHFRTATVVLPDVAERAFGWLGQKLQGLSIGRADLVKLEDPEFEREFVVYGEDQVEARYILSTSLMQRILEFRRRAGCRISLSFVGSRVYVAVPCSRNMFEPRLLRGAPDLKAATEYLRDLQFALGIVEDLDLNTRIWSKQ from the coding sequence ATGAGCGGCACCGGCGAAACCGACGGGCGGACGGCGACGGAGGTGACCGTCGAGGGGTTCGAGCAGTTCTACCGGACCGAGCTGCGTCCGGTACTCGAGGAGCTGGAAGGGCGCCGGAGGCGCGTGCTGCAGACCGGCGCGATCGCCGCGGCCGCGGTGCTCGGCGGCGGCGCGCTGGCGGTAACCGCCGGGCTCTCCGGAGCATCCGGGAATGCCCTGCCGTTCCTCGTCGTCGGAGGTGTCGTGGGGCTGATCGTTGCCATCGCGTGCGTGTCCGCTGCCTCCCGGCGCTACACGAAGGAGTTCAAGGAGCGCGTGATCGGCGCCATCGTCCGGTTCTGCGATCCGGGGCTGCACTATGAGCCGGCAGGCTCCATTCCACGCGACGTCTTCCGGGGCAGCCGGATCTTCCAGCATTCCATTGACCGCTACAGCGGCGAGGACTGCGTGCGGGGCACGGTGGGCGCTACGGCCGTGGAGTTCTCCGAGCTGCACGCCGAGTACAAGACCACCTCGACCGACAGCAAGGGGCACACACAGACCCACTGGCACACGATCTTCCGCGGCCTGTTCTTCACAGCCGACTTCAACAAGCACTTCCGCACGGCCACGGTGGTGCTGCCCGACGTGGCGGAGCGGGCGTTCGGCTGGCTGGGTCAGAAGCTGCAGGGGCTCAGCATCGGGCGCGCGGATCTGGTCAAGCTCGAGGATCCGGAGTTCGAGCGCGAGTTCGTCGTGTACGGCGAGGACCAGGTCGAGGCCCGCTACATCCTCTCGACGAGCCTGATGCAGCGCATCCTCGAGTTCCGCCGCCGCGCCGGCTGCCGCATCTCCCTCTCGTTCGTCGGCTCCAGGGTGTACGTGGCCGTGCCCTGTTCACGCAACATGTTCGAGCCCCGGCTTCTGCGCGGTGCGCCGGACCTGAAGGCGGCGACGGAGTATCTGCGGGACCTCCAGTTCGCACTCGGCATCGTCGAGGATCTGGACCTGAACACCCGCATCTGGTCCAAGCAGTAG